In Betta splendens chromosome 22, fBetSpl5.4, whole genome shotgun sequence, the following proteins share a genomic window:
- the eml1 gene encoding echinoderm microtubule-associated protein-like 1 isoform X7: MEDGFSSYSSLYDTSSLLQFCNDDSASAASSMEVTDRIASLEQRVQMQEDEIQLLKSALADVVRRLNQSEEQQALGSRRGPTKDPALMRKSPSADSAVGKPARPMIATLPLRPTVNNGTILPKKGSGTLPSPSGPGSKKDGSTAAKSTVRRTNSNEHVGTLTRRDSGDSKGNRTRAGSTGSNSSGKRSESKQRDPVFNAGMRRVTHCKEEGYVKMYLKGRPITMFMPKDQVDSYCLEARAELPGNKLKLDWVYGYRGRDCRSNLYLLPTGETVYFIASVVVLFNVDERLQRHYTGHTDDIKCLAVHPDKITIATGQVAGTSSDGKQLAPHVRVWDSVSLNTLHVLGAGFLDRASVCLAFSKSNGGNTLCVVDDSNDHVLSVWDWQREDRLAEVKCSNESVFAVDFHPTDSSVVVTCGKSHLCFWHLEKGTLVKKQGLFEKQEKPKFVLCVTFAENGDTITGDSSGNILIWGKGTNRISHAIQGAHEGSVFALCTLRNGALVSGGKDRRLVSWDGSYQHLQTVEVPELFGPIRTIAEGRGDTVLIGTTKNFVLRGSLDGEFVPITQGHTDELWGLAVHPWKSQFLTCGYDRQVSLWDSSSHQLIWTKTMEDAAQSAGFHPTGAVVAIGTQTGRWLVLDTDSKDLVTVHTDGNEQLSVMRYGPDGNFLAIGSHDNYIYVYAVTENGRKYSRVGKCSGHSSFITHLDWSVDSQYLVSNSGDYEILYWIPSVCKQVVSVETTRDIEWATYTCALGFQVFGLWPDGSDGTDINAVYQSNDKRLLVTGDDFGKVHLFSYPCSQFRAPSHVYGGHSSHVTNVAFLYDDSYLVSTGGKDASVMQWRIV, encoded by the exons ATGACAGCGCGTCGGCCGCCAGCAGCATGGAGGTGACCGACCGCATCGCCTCCCTGGAGCAGAGGGTCCAGATGCAGGAGGACGAGATCCAGCTGCTGAAGTCCGCTCTGGCCGACGTGGTCCGCAGGCTCAACCAgtcggaggagcagcaggcctTGGGCTCGCGCAGGGGCCCCACCAAAG ACCCTGCTCTGATGAGAAAGTCTCCCTCAGCAGACAGCGCTGTTGGGAAGCCAG CCAGGCCAATGATCGCCACGCTGCCGCTGCGGCCCACAGTGAACAACGGGACCATCCTCCCAAAGAAAGGCAGTGGGACCCTGCCCTCCCCGTCCGGACCCGGGTCCAAGAAGGACGGCAGTACGGCCGCCAAGAG CACCGTGAGGAGAACCAACTCAAACGAACACGTGGGAACGCTGACGCGGAGGGACTCGGGCGACTCCAAGGGCAACCGGACGCGGGCCGGATCCACGGGCAGCAACTCCAGCGGCAAGCGCAGCGAGAG CAAACAGAGGGACCCGGTGTTCAACGCAG GGATGCGCCGCGTGACCCACTGCAAAG AGGAAGGTTATGTGAAAATGTACTTGAAGGGTCGTCCCATCACCATGTTCATGCCCAAAGACCAGGTGGACAGCTACTGCCTGGAGGCCAGAGCCGAGCTGCCCGGCAACAAACTCAAGCTGGACTGGGT CTACGGTTACCGCGGTCGCGACTGCCGCTCCAACCTTTACCTGCTGCCCACGGGGGAGACCGTGTACTTCATCGCCTCGGTCGTGGTCCTGTTCAACGTGGACGAGCGGCTGCAGAGACACTACACGGGCCACACGGACGACATCAAGTG tcTGGCTGTCCACCCTGATAAAATCACCATAGCAACGGGGCAGGTGGCGGGAACCTCTTCAGACGGAAAA CAGCTGGCGCCTCATGTCCGCGTGTGGGACTCCGTCAGCCTCAACACGCTCCACGTCCTGGGCGCGGGCTTCCTGGACCGGGCCTCGGTCTGCCTGGCCTTCTCCAAGTCG AACGGCGGGAACACGCTGTGCGTGGTGGACGACTCCAACGACCACGTCCTCTCCGTGTGGGactggcagagagaggaccGGCTGGCGGAGGTCAAG TGCTCCAACGAGTCGGTGTTTGCTGTGGACTTCCACCCGACCGACAGCAGCGTGGTGGTGACCTGTGGCAAATCCCATCTGTGCTTCTGGCACCTGGAGAAAGGCACGCTGGTCAAGAAGCAGGGGCTGTTCGAG AAACAAGAGAAGCCCAAGTTTGTGTTGTGCGTGACCTTTGCAGAAAACGGTGACACTATAACTGGAGACTCGAGCGGAAACATCCTGATTTGGGGAAAAG GCACCAATCGCATCAGCCACGCCATCCAGGGGGCTCACGAGGGCAGCGTCTTCGCCCTGTGCACGCTGAGGAACGGCGCGCTGGTGTCGGGGGGCAAAGACCGCAGGCTGGTGTCCTGGGACGGCAGCTACCAGCACCTGCAAACGGTGGAG GTGCCTGAGCTGTTTGGGCCCATCCGGACTATAGCGGAGGGACGAGGGGACACCGTGCTCATCGGAACCACCAAGAACTTTGTTCTGCGGGGCAGCTTGGATGGAGAGTTTGTGCCCATTACACAG GGCCACACCGACGAGCTGTGGGGTCTGGCTGTCCACCCGTGGAAGTCCCAGTTCCTCACCTGTGGCTACGACAGGCAGGTCAGCCTGTGGGACTCCAGTTCCCATCAGCTCATCTGGACCAAGACTATGGAG GATGCTGCCCAGTCGGCAGGCTTCCATCCCACTGGAGCTGTGGTTGCCATAGGAACCCAGACTGGCAG GTGGTTGGTGCTGGACACTGACTCCAAGGATTTAGTCACAGTGCACACAGATGGGAACGAACAGCTGTCGGTTATGCGCTACGGGCCAG ACGGTAACTTCCTTGCCATCGGTTCCCATGACAACTACATCTACGTCTACGCTGTGACGGAAAATGGGAGGAAGTACAGTCGAGTGGGGAAGTGCTCG GGCCACTCGAGCTTCATCACCCACCTGGACTGGTCGGTGGACTCCCAGTATCTGGTGTCCAATTCTGGGGACTAtgagatactgtact GGATCCCATCGGTGTGTAAGCAGGTGGTCAGTGTGGAGACCACCAGAGATATTGAGTGGGCTACTTACACTTGCGCTCTGGGTTTTCAGGTGTTTG GACTGTGGCCGGACGGCTCCGACGGCACCGACATCAACGCCGTCTACCAGTCCAACGACAAGCGACTCCTGGTGACGGGAGACGACTTCGGCAAAGTCCACCTCTTCTCGTACCCCTGTTCACAGTTCAGA GCTCCCAGCCACGTGTACGGCGGCCACAGCAGCCACGTGACCAACGTCGCCTTCCTGTACGACGACAGCTACCTGGTGTCCACGGGAGGGAAGGACGCCAGCGTGATGCAGTGGAGGATAGTCTGA
- the eml1 gene encoding echinoderm microtubule-associated protein-like 1 isoform X8: MEDGFSSYSSLYDTSSLLQFCNDDSASAASSMEVTDRIASLEQRVQMQEDEIQLLKSALADVVRRLNQSEEQQALGSRRGPTKARPMIATLPLRPTVNNGTILPKKGSGTLPSPSGPGSKKDGSTAAKSTVRRTNSNEHVGTLTRRDSGDSKGNRTRAGSTGSNSSGKRSESKQRDPVFNAEEGYVKMYLKGRPITMFMPKDQVDSYCLEARAELPGNKLKLDWVYGYRGRDCRSNLYLLPTGETVYFIASVVVLFNVDERLQRHYTGHTDDIKCLAVHPDKITIATGQVAGTSSDGKQLAPHVRVWDSVSLNTLHVLGAGFLDRASVCLAFSKSNGGNTLCVVDDSNDHVLSVWDWQREDRLAEVKCSNESVFAVDFHPTDSSVVVTCGKSHLCFWHLEKGTLVKKQGLFEKQEKPKFVLCVTFAENGDTITGDSSGNILIWGKGTNRISHAIQGAHEGSVFALCTLRNGALVSGGKDRRLVSWDGSYQHLQTVEVPELFGPIRTIAEGRGDTVLIGTTKNFVLRGSLDGEFVPITQGHTDELWGLAVHPWKSQFLTCGYDRQVSLWDSSSHQLIWTKTMEDAAQSAGFHPTGAVVAIGTQTGRWLVLDTDSKDLVTVHTDGNEQLSVMRYGPDGNFLAIGSHDNYIYVYAVTENGRKYSRVGKCSGHSSFITHLDWSVDSQYLVSNSGDYEILYWIPSVCKQVVSVETTRDIEWATYTCALGFQVFGLWPDGSDGTDINAVYQSNDKRLLVTGDDFGKVHLFSYPCSQFRAPSHVYGGHSSHVTNVAFLYDDSYLVSTGGKDASVMQWRIV; this comes from the exons ATGACAGCGCGTCGGCCGCCAGCAGCATGGAGGTGACCGACCGCATCGCCTCCCTGGAGCAGAGGGTCCAGATGCAGGAGGACGAGATCCAGCTGCTGAAGTCCGCTCTGGCCGACGTGGTCCGCAGGCTCAACCAgtcggaggagcagcaggcctTGGGCTCGCGCAGGGGCCCCACCAAAG CCAGGCCAATGATCGCCACGCTGCCGCTGCGGCCCACAGTGAACAACGGGACCATCCTCCCAAAGAAAGGCAGTGGGACCCTGCCCTCCCCGTCCGGACCCGGGTCCAAGAAGGACGGCAGTACGGCCGCCAAGAG CACCGTGAGGAGAACCAACTCAAACGAACACGTGGGAACGCTGACGCGGAGGGACTCGGGCGACTCCAAGGGCAACCGGACGCGGGCCGGATCCACGGGCAGCAACTCCAGCGGCAAGCGCAGCGAGAG CAAACAGAGGGACCCGGTGTTCAACGCAG AGGAAGGTTATGTGAAAATGTACTTGAAGGGTCGTCCCATCACCATGTTCATGCCCAAAGACCAGGTGGACAGCTACTGCCTGGAGGCCAGAGCCGAGCTGCCCGGCAACAAACTCAAGCTGGACTGGGT CTACGGTTACCGCGGTCGCGACTGCCGCTCCAACCTTTACCTGCTGCCCACGGGGGAGACCGTGTACTTCATCGCCTCGGTCGTGGTCCTGTTCAACGTGGACGAGCGGCTGCAGAGACACTACACGGGCCACACGGACGACATCAAGTG tcTGGCTGTCCACCCTGATAAAATCACCATAGCAACGGGGCAGGTGGCGGGAACCTCTTCAGACGGAAAA CAGCTGGCGCCTCATGTCCGCGTGTGGGACTCCGTCAGCCTCAACACGCTCCACGTCCTGGGCGCGGGCTTCCTGGACCGGGCCTCGGTCTGCCTGGCCTTCTCCAAGTCG AACGGCGGGAACACGCTGTGCGTGGTGGACGACTCCAACGACCACGTCCTCTCCGTGTGGGactggcagagagaggaccGGCTGGCGGAGGTCAAG TGCTCCAACGAGTCGGTGTTTGCTGTGGACTTCCACCCGACCGACAGCAGCGTGGTGGTGACCTGTGGCAAATCCCATCTGTGCTTCTGGCACCTGGAGAAAGGCACGCTGGTCAAGAAGCAGGGGCTGTTCGAG AAACAAGAGAAGCCCAAGTTTGTGTTGTGCGTGACCTTTGCAGAAAACGGTGACACTATAACTGGAGACTCGAGCGGAAACATCCTGATTTGGGGAAAAG GCACCAATCGCATCAGCCACGCCATCCAGGGGGCTCACGAGGGCAGCGTCTTCGCCCTGTGCACGCTGAGGAACGGCGCGCTGGTGTCGGGGGGCAAAGACCGCAGGCTGGTGTCCTGGGACGGCAGCTACCAGCACCTGCAAACGGTGGAG GTGCCTGAGCTGTTTGGGCCCATCCGGACTATAGCGGAGGGACGAGGGGACACCGTGCTCATCGGAACCACCAAGAACTTTGTTCTGCGGGGCAGCTTGGATGGAGAGTTTGTGCCCATTACACAG GGCCACACCGACGAGCTGTGGGGTCTGGCTGTCCACCCGTGGAAGTCCCAGTTCCTCACCTGTGGCTACGACAGGCAGGTCAGCCTGTGGGACTCCAGTTCCCATCAGCTCATCTGGACCAAGACTATGGAG GATGCTGCCCAGTCGGCAGGCTTCCATCCCACTGGAGCTGTGGTTGCCATAGGAACCCAGACTGGCAG GTGGTTGGTGCTGGACACTGACTCCAAGGATTTAGTCACAGTGCACACAGATGGGAACGAACAGCTGTCGGTTATGCGCTACGGGCCAG ACGGTAACTTCCTTGCCATCGGTTCCCATGACAACTACATCTACGTCTACGCTGTGACGGAAAATGGGAGGAAGTACAGTCGAGTGGGGAAGTGCTCG GGCCACTCGAGCTTCATCACCCACCTGGACTGGTCGGTGGACTCCCAGTATCTGGTGTCCAATTCTGGGGACTAtgagatactgtact GGATCCCATCGGTGTGTAAGCAGGTGGTCAGTGTGGAGACCACCAGAGATATTGAGTGGGCTACTTACACTTGCGCTCTGGGTTTTCAGGTGTTTG GACTGTGGCCGGACGGCTCCGACGGCACCGACATCAACGCCGTCTACCAGTCCAACGACAAGCGACTCCTGGTGACGGGAGACGACTTCGGCAAAGTCCACCTCTTCTCGTACCCCTGTTCACAGTTCAGA GCTCCCAGCCACGTGTACGGCGGCCACAGCAGCCACGTGACCAACGTCGCCTTCCTGTACGACGACAGCTACCTGGTGTCCACGGGAGGGAAGGACGCCAGCGTGATGCAGTGGAGGATAGTCTGA
- the eml1 gene encoding echinoderm microtubule-associated protein-like 1 isoform X4, which produces MNKGRGNEHITDDSASAASSMEVTDRIASLEQRVQMQEDEIQLLKSALADVVRRLNQSEEQQALGSRRGPTKDPALMRKSPSADSAVGKPARPMIATLPLRPTVNNGTILPKKGSGTLPSPSGPGSKKDGSTAAKSLSSLSSLSRSTRILHLPLSTVRRTNSNEHVGTLTRRDSGDSKGNRTRAGSTGSNSSGKRSESKQRDPVFNAGMRRVTHCKEEGYVKMYLKGRPITMFMPKDQVDSYCLEARAELPGNKLKLDWVYGYRGRDCRSNLYLLPTGETVYFIASVVVLFNVDERLQRHYTGHTDDIKCLAVHPDKITIATGQVAGTSSDGKQLAPHVRVWDSVSLNTLHVLGAGFLDRASVCLAFSKSNGGNTLCVVDDSNDHVLSVWDWQREDRLAEVKCSNESVFAVDFHPTDSSVVVTCGKSHLCFWHLEKGTLVKKQGLFEKQEKPKFVLCVTFAENGDTITGDSSGNILIWGKGTNRISHAIQGAHEGSVFALCTLRNGALVSGGKDRRLVSWDGSYQHLQTVEVPELFGPIRTIAEGRGDTVLIGTTKNFVLRGSLDGEFVPITQGHTDELWGLAVHPWKSQFLTCGYDRQVSLWDSSSHQLIWTKTMEDAAQSAGFHPTGAVVAIGTQTGRWLVLDTDSKDLVTVHTDGNEQLSVMRYGPDGNFLAIGSHDNYIYVYAVTENGRKYSRVGKCSGHSSFITHLDWSVDSQYLVSNSGDYEILYWIPSVCKQVVSVETTRDIEWATYTCALGFQVFGLWPDGSDGTDINAVYQSNDKRLLVTGDDFGKVHLFSYPCSQFRAPSHVYGGHSSHVTNVAFLYDDSYLVSTGGKDASVMQWRIV; this is translated from the exons ATGAACAAAGGCCGCGGCAATGAACACATCACAG ATGACAGCGCGTCGGCCGCCAGCAGCATGGAGGTGACCGACCGCATCGCCTCCCTGGAGCAGAGGGTCCAGATGCAGGAGGACGAGATCCAGCTGCTGAAGTCCGCTCTGGCCGACGTGGTCCGCAGGCTCAACCAgtcggaggagcagcaggcctTGGGCTCGCGCAGGGGCCCCACCAAAG ACCCTGCTCTGATGAGAAAGTCTCCCTCAGCAGACAGCGCTGTTGGGAAGCCAG CCAGGCCAATGATCGCCACGCTGCCGCTGCGGCCCACAGTGAACAACGGGACCATCCTCCCAAAGAAAGGCAGTGGGACCCTGCCCTCCCCGTCCGGACCCGGGTCCAAGAAGGACGGCAGTACGGCCGCCAAGAG TCTGTCCAGTTTgtcctctctgtctcgctccacCAGAATTCTCCATCTGCCCCTGAG CACCGTGAGGAGAACCAACTCAAACGAACACGTGGGAACGCTGACGCGGAGGGACTCGGGCGACTCCAAGGGCAACCGGACGCGGGCCGGATCCACGGGCAGCAACTCCAGCGGCAAGCGCAGCGAGAG CAAACAGAGGGACCCGGTGTTCAACGCAG GGATGCGCCGCGTGACCCACTGCAAAG AGGAAGGTTATGTGAAAATGTACTTGAAGGGTCGTCCCATCACCATGTTCATGCCCAAAGACCAGGTGGACAGCTACTGCCTGGAGGCCAGAGCCGAGCTGCCCGGCAACAAACTCAAGCTGGACTGGGT CTACGGTTACCGCGGTCGCGACTGCCGCTCCAACCTTTACCTGCTGCCCACGGGGGAGACCGTGTACTTCATCGCCTCGGTCGTGGTCCTGTTCAACGTGGACGAGCGGCTGCAGAGACACTACACGGGCCACACGGACGACATCAAGTG tcTGGCTGTCCACCCTGATAAAATCACCATAGCAACGGGGCAGGTGGCGGGAACCTCTTCAGACGGAAAA CAGCTGGCGCCTCATGTCCGCGTGTGGGACTCCGTCAGCCTCAACACGCTCCACGTCCTGGGCGCGGGCTTCCTGGACCGGGCCTCGGTCTGCCTGGCCTTCTCCAAGTCG AACGGCGGGAACACGCTGTGCGTGGTGGACGACTCCAACGACCACGTCCTCTCCGTGTGGGactggcagagagaggaccGGCTGGCGGAGGTCAAG TGCTCCAACGAGTCGGTGTTTGCTGTGGACTTCCACCCGACCGACAGCAGCGTGGTGGTGACCTGTGGCAAATCCCATCTGTGCTTCTGGCACCTGGAGAAAGGCACGCTGGTCAAGAAGCAGGGGCTGTTCGAG AAACAAGAGAAGCCCAAGTTTGTGTTGTGCGTGACCTTTGCAGAAAACGGTGACACTATAACTGGAGACTCGAGCGGAAACATCCTGATTTGGGGAAAAG GCACCAATCGCATCAGCCACGCCATCCAGGGGGCTCACGAGGGCAGCGTCTTCGCCCTGTGCACGCTGAGGAACGGCGCGCTGGTGTCGGGGGGCAAAGACCGCAGGCTGGTGTCCTGGGACGGCAGCTACCAGCACCTGCAAACGGTGGAG GTGCCTGAGCTGTTTGGGCCCATCCGGACTATAGCGGAGGGACGAGGGGACACCGTGCTCATCGGAACCACCAAGAACTTTGTTCTGCGGGGCAGCTTGGATGGAGAGTTTGTGCCCATTACACAG GGCCACACCGACGAGCTGTGGGGTCTGGCTGTCCACCCGTGGAAGTCCCAGTTCCTCACCTGTGGCTACGACAGGCAGGTCAGCCTGTGGGACTCCAGTTCCCATCAGCTCATCTGGACCAAGACTATGGAG GATGCTGCCCAGTCGGCAGGCTTCCATCCCACTGGAGCTGTGGTTGCCATAGGAACCCAGACTGGCAG GTGGTTGGTGCTGGACACTGACTCCAAGGATTTAGTCACAGTGCACACAGATGGGAACGAACAGCTGTCGGTTATGCGCTACGGGCCAG ACGGTAACTTCCTTGCCATCGGTTCCCATGACAACTACATCTACGTCTACGCTGTGACGGAAAATGGGAGGAAGTACAGTCGAGTGGGGAAGTGCTCG GGCCACTCGAGCTTCATCACCCACCTGGACTGGTCGGTGGACTCCCAGTATCTGGTGTCCAATTCTGGGGACTAtgagatactgtact GGATCCCATCGGTGTGTAAGCAGGTGGTCAGTGTGGAGACCACCAGAGATATTGAGTGGGCTACTTACACTTGCGCTCTGGGTTTTCAGGTGTTTG GACTGTGGCCGGACGGCTCCGACGGCACCGACATCAACGCCGTCTACCAGTCCAACGACAAGCGACTCCTGGTGACGGGAGACGACTTCGGCAAAGTCCACCTCTTCTCGTACCCCTGTTCACAGTTCAGA GCTCCCAGCCACGTGTACGGCGGCCACAGCAGCCACGTGACCAACGTCGCCTTCCTGTACGACGACAGCTACCTGGTGTCCACGGGAGGGAAGGACGCCAGCGTGATGCAGTGGAGGATAGTCTGA
- the eml1 gene encoding echinoderm microtubule-associated protein-like 1 isoform X3 has translation MEDGFSSYSSLYDTSSLLQFCNDDSASAASSMEVTDRIASLEQRVQMQEDEIQLLKSALADVVRRLNQSEEQQALGSRRGPTKDPALMRKSPSADSAVGKPARPMIATLPLRPTVNNGTILPKKGSGTLPSPSGPGSKKDGSTAAKSLSSLSSLSRSTRILHLPLSTVRRTNSNEHVGTLTRRDSGDSKGNRTRAGSTGSNSSGKRSESKQRDPVFNAEEGYVKMYLKGRPITMFMPKDQVDSYCLEARAELPGNKLKLDWVYGYRGRDCRSNLYLLPTGETVYFIASVVVLFNVDERLQRHYTGHTDDIKCLAVHPDKITIATGQVAGTSSDGKQLAPHVRVWDSVSLNTLHVLGAGFLDRASVCLAFSKSNGGNTLCVVDDSNDHVLSVWDWQREDRLAEVKCSNESVFAVDFHPTDSSVVVTCGKSHLCFWHLEKGTLVKKQGLFEKQEKPKFVLCVTFAENGDTITGDSSGNILIWGKGTNRISHAIQGAHEGSVFALCTLRNGALVSGGKDRRLVSWDGSYQHLQTVEVPELFGPIRTIAEGRGDTVLIGTTKNFVLRGSLDGEFVPITQGHTDELWGLAVHPWKSQFLTCGYDRQVSLWDSSSHQLIWTKTMEDAAQSAGFHPTGAVVAIGTQTGRWLVLDTDSKDLVTVHTDGNEQLSVMRYGPDGNFLAIGSHDNYIYVYAVTENGRKYSRVGKCSGHSSFITHLDWSVDSQYLVSNSGDYEILYWIPSVCKQVVSVETTRDIEWATYTCALGFQVFGLWPDGSDGTDINAVYQSNDKRLLVTGDDFGKVHLFSYPCSQFRAPSHVYGGHSSHVTNVAFLYDDSYLVSTGGKDASVMQWRIV, from the exons ATGACAGCGCGTCGGCCGCCAGCAGCATGGAGGTGACCGACCGCATCGCCTCCCTGGAGCAGAGGGTCCAGATGCAGGAGGACGAGATCCAGCTGCTGAAGTCCGCTCTGGCCGACGTGGTCCGCAGGCTCAACCAgtcggaggagcagcaggcctTGGGCTCGCGCAGGGGCCCCACCAAAG ACCCTGCTCTGATGAGAAAGTCTCCCTCAGCAGACAGCGCTGTTGGGAAGCCAG CCAGGCCAATGATCGCCACGCTGCCGCTGCGGCCCACAGTGAACAACGGGACCATCCTCCCAAAGAAAGGCAGTGGGACCCTGCCCTCCCCGTCCGGACCCGGGTCCAAGAAGGACGGCAGTACGGCCGCCAAGAG TCTGTCCAGTTTgtcctctctgtctcgctccacCAGAATTCTCCATCTGCCCCTGAG CACCGTGAGGAGAACCAACTCAAACGAACACGTGGGAACGCTGACGCGGAGGGACTCGGGCGACTCCAAGGGCAACCGGACGCGGGCCGGATCCACGGGCAGCAACTCCAGCGGCAAGCGCAGCGAGAG CAAACAGAGGGACCCGGTGTTCAACGCAG AGGAAGGTTATGTGAAAATGTACTTGAAGGGTCGTCCCATCACCATGTTCATGCCCAAAGACCAGGTGGACAGCTACTGCCTGGAGGCCAGAGCCGAGCTGCCCGGCAACAAACTCAAGCTGGACTGGGT CTACGGTTACCGCGGTCGCGACTGCCGCTCCAACCTTTACCTGCTGCCCACGGGGGAGACCGTGTACTTCATCGCCTCGGTCGTGGTCCTGTTCAACGTGGACGAGCGGCTGCAGAGACACTACACGGGCCACACGGACGACATCAAGTG tcTGGCTGTCCACCCTGATAAAATCACCATAGCAACGGGGCAGGTGGCGGGAACCTCTTCAGACGGAAAA CAGCTGGCGCCTCATGTCCGCGTGTGGGACTCCGTCAGCCTCAACACGCTCCACGTCCTGGGCGCGGGCTTCCTGGACCGGGCCTCGGTCTGCCTGGCCTTCTCCAAGTCG AACGGCGGGAACACGCTGTGCGTGGTGGACGACTCCAACGACCACGTCCTCTCCGTGTGGGactggcagagagaggaccGGCTGGCGGAGGTCAAG TGCTCCAACGAGTCGGTGTTTGCTGTGGACTTCCACCCGACCGACAGCAGCGTGGTGGTGACCTGTGGCAAATCCCATCTGTGCTTCTGGCACCTGGAGAAAGGCACGCTGGTCAAGAAGCAGGGGCTGTTCGAG AAACAAGAGAAGCCCAAGTTTGTGTTGTGCGTGACCTTTGCAGAAAACGGTGACACTATAACTGGAGACTCGAGCGGAAACATCCTGATTTGGGGAAAAG GCACCAATCGCATCAGCCACGCCATCCAGGGGGCTCACGAGGGCAGCGTCTTCGCCCTGTGCACGCTGAGGAACGGCGCGCTGGTGTCGGGGGGCAAAGACCGCAGGCTGGTGTCCTGGGACGGCAGCTACCAGCACCTGCAAACGGTGGAG GTGCCTGAGCTGTTTGGGCCCATCCGGACTATAGCGGAGGGACGAGGGGACACCGTGCTCATCGGAACCACCAAGAACTTTGTTCTGCGGGGCAGCTTGGATGGAGAGTTTGTGCCCATTACACAG GGCCACACCGACGAGCTGTGGGGTCTGGCTGTCCACCCGTGGAAGTCCCAGTTCCTCACCTGTGGCTACGACAGGCAGGTCAGCCTGTGGGACTCCAGTTCCCATCAGCTCATCTGGACCAAGACTATGGAG GATGCTGCCCAGTCGGCAGGCTTCCATCCCACTGGAGCTGTGGTTGCCATAGGAACCCAGACTGGCAG GTGGTTGGTGCTGGACACTGACTCCAAGGATTTAGTCACAGTGCACACAGATGGGAACGAACAGCTGTCGGTTATGCGCTACGGGCCAG ACGGTAACTTCCTTGCCATCGGTTCCCATGACAACTACATCTACGTCTACGCTGTGACGGAAAATGGGAGGAAGTACAGTCGAGTGGGGAAGTGCTCG GGCCACTCGAGCTTCATCACCCACCTGGACTGGTCGGTGGACTCCCAGTATCTGGTGTCCAATTCTGGGGACTAtgagatactgtact GGATCCCATCGGTGTGTAAGCAGGTGGTCAGTGTGGAGACCACCAGAGATATTGAGTGGGCTACTTACACTTGCGCTCTGGGTTTTCAGGTGTTTG GACTGTGGCCGGACGGCTCCGACGGCACCGACATCAACGCCGTCTACCAGTCCAACGACAAGCGACTCCTGGTGACGGGAGACGACTTCGGCAAAGTCCACCTCTTCTCGTACCCCTGTTCACAGTTCAGA GCTCCCAGCCACGTGTACGGCGGCCACAGCAGCCACGTGACCAACGTCGCCTTCCTGTACGACGACAGCTACCTGGTGTCCACGGGAGGGAAGGACGCCAGCGTGATGCAGTGGAGGATAGTCTGA